Proteins from one Pontibacter korlensis genomic window:
- a CDS encoding RNA polymerase sigma-70 factor, translating into MMFDEYTDEMLLGFVQESDEDAFTELYRRYWRQLYISALKRISNEDDAKDIIQELFIKLWNRRTTLPDEVKVAEYLYTALRYRIINFIQADEVRLKYANAQLTEQDNFAASVAESSLALQEIESIIEKAVEAMPERMQEVFILSYRKGFTPKEIAVQLSLSVQTVKNYLSSARALLKCRITEQKPQLYAQVLLMFAPLTIS; encoded by the coding sequence ATGATGTTTGACGAGTACACAGATGAAATGCTGCTTGGCTTCGTACAAGAATCGGATGAAGATGCTTTTACCGAATTGTACCGGCGCTATTGGAGGCAGCTTTATATAAGTGCTCTGAAACGCATAAGCAATGAGGATGATGCAAAAGATATTATCCAAGAGTTATTCATAAAACTTTGGAACAGACGAACTACCCTGCCCGATGAAGTAAAAGTAGCGGAGTACCTGTACACAGCCCTGCGATATCGTATAATTAACTTTATCCAGGCTGATGAGGTCAGGCTAAAATATGCTAATGCGCAGTTAACAGAGCAGGATAACTTCGCAGCCTCAGTGGCAGAATCAAGTCTCGCGCTTCAGGAGATCGAAAGTATTATTGAAAAGGCAGTAGAAGCCATGCCTGAACGTATGCAAGAAGTCTTCATCCTCAGCTATAGAAAAGGCTTTACCCCCAAAGAAATTGCCGTACAGCTTTCGCTGTCTGTGCAGACTGTCAAAAACTATCTTTCCAGCGCAAGAGCTTTACTAAAATGCAGGATAACTGAACAAAAACCACAGTTATACGCACAAGTACTGCTGATGTTTGCACCCCTCACTATCTCTTAA
- a CDS encoding alkaline phosphatase family protein, with the protein MRKIILLFITSLLCFGSAIAQKAKYVVLISIDGLRPDFYMDKSWPAPNLQQLMEEGVHSEGVRGVFPTVTYPSHTTIITGALPAKHGIYYNTPFEPQGATGQWFTEERLIQTETLWDKVNNAGMKTASVSWPVSVGAPIHYNLPENFSLKNPGDRRGPISEAATPKGLFEEVMKGATGELEANDLNLRYYSMDENLGRMAAYLIRNYKPNFISVHLVGVDGAQHAEGREGRRVPRAVANADHAVGAIREAVEKAGIKDSTAFIIVGDHGFVDIHTSLSPNVWLAQQGLITKTGDNVNWKAMFHTATGSAFLHLKDKNDRKALKQVRKMLDNLPEEDKKLFRVVEKDELQKVGAAPDAVLALAAVKGVALKRDLEGPVRKEAKGGAHGFYPDFHEIQTGFIAAGAGVDQGKATPEGLEGIAPFVAELLGIDFKLSTGTAQAEKEGR; encoded by the coding sequence ATGAGAAAGATAATATTGCTATTCATAACCTCCTTATTATGCTTTGGGAGTGCCATAGCACAGAAGGCAAAGTATGTGGTGCTCATAAGTATAGATGGGCTGAGACCAGACTTCTACATGGATAAATCCTGGCCGGCGCCCAACCTGCAACAATTGATGGAAGAGGGAGTACATTCGGAGGGTGTGAGAGGTGTTTTTCCTACCGTGACTTATCCTTCCCATACAACCATAATCACAGGTGCGCTACCAGCAAAGCATGGTATTTATTATAATACACCATTCGAGCCACAGGGAGCTACAGGGCAGTGGTTCACGGAGGAAAGACTTATACAGACAGAAACGCTGTGGGATAAAGTGAACAATGCAGGTATGAAGACAGCCTCTGTATCATGGCCTGTGTCTGTAGGTGCCCCCATACATTATAATCTTCCTGAAAACTTTTCGCTGAAGAACCCAGGAGATAGAAGAGGCCCTATAAGCGAGGCTGCTACCCCTAAAGGCCTTTTTGAAGAGGTGATGAAAGGAGCAACAGGAGAGTTAGAAGCCAATGATCTGAACCTGCGCTATTATAGTATGGACGAGAACTTGGGAAGAATGGCCGCATATCTTATCCGAAACTATAAACCTAATTTTATTAGTGTACACTTGGTGGGGGTAGATGGTGCCCAGCATGCCGAAGGAAGAGAAGGACGTAGAGTACCACGAGCTGTTGCCAATGCGGACCACGCAGTGGGTGCTATAAGAGAGGCTGTAGAAAAAGCAGGAATAAAAGACAGCACAGCTTTTATAATTGTTGGAGATCATGGCTTTGTTGACATACATACAAGCCTGTCGCCTAACGTGTGGTTAGCTCAGCAAGGGCTGATAACGAAGACTGGGGATAATGTAAACTGGAAAGCCATGTTTCATACGGCTACCGGATCAGCTTTCTTGCATCTTAAGGATAAGAATGATAGGAAAGCCCTGAAGCAGGTAAGGAAAATGCTTGACAATTTGCCGGAAGAAGATAAAAAGCTGTTTAGAGTAGTTGAAAAGGATGAGCTCCAGAAAGTTGGGGCAGCACCCGATGCTGTACTAGCACTGGCTGCTGTTAAAGGAGTAGCCTTAAAAAGAGACTTGGAAGGACCTGTGCGGAAAGAGGCGAAGGGTGGAGCACACGGTTTTTACCCGGACTTTCATGAAATCCAGACCGGGTTCATTGCTGCTGGTGCTGGAGTTGATCAAGGAAAAGCTACTCCTGAGGGGCTAGAAGGTATAGCGCCGTTTGTAGCTGAGTTGCTGGGAATCGACTTTAAGCTATCCACAGGCACTGCTCAAGCAGAAAAGGAGGGTAGATAA
- a CDS encoding FecR family protein codes for MSLKKQQELLRKYLKGTATPEEKVWVEKWYDSFDNIDPFHGKKSISLEEGELMQSAILKRIKRGKVIQLWKAVGSVAAVLMMVLFGAWAFYQQQKKVSNLYSYVKSEKGQHLKVLLPDSSILLLNELTTIKYAQNSFGKTTREIWLEKGEAYFDVKHSVHLPFVVHTSPLKTKVLGTAFNIKKSDKHGDVQVSVIRGKVQVSTSSSPIALLTKGKQVNYDTLTKRPALSDINPDYATAWKRSRVDLDGASFNELSEVFYSFYNTRLTTREAKVKNNSYTLTLDKKVSGETVLQIIAATHQLKYKIENEDIVLY; via the coding sequence GTGAGCCTGAAAAAACAGCAAGAGTTACTAAGGAAGTACCTGAAAGGAACAGCTACACCTGAAGAAAAAGTATGGGTAGAGAAGTGGTACGACTCCTTTGACAATATAGATCCCTTTCATGGAAAGAAAAGCATTTCCTTGGAGGAAGGGGAGCTAATGCAATCTGCTATTCTTAAAAGGATCAAAAGAGGTAAGGTTATACAACTTTGGAAAGCTGTAGGAAGTGTTGCTGCAGTACTTATGATGGTACTGTTTGGGGCATGGGCTTTTTATCAGCAGCAAAAGAAGGTATCTAACCTGTACAGCTATGTGAAGTCCGAGAAAGGGCAGCACCTTAAGGTACTCTTACCAGATAGCTCAATCCTTTTGCTTAACGAGCTAACAACCATAAAATACGCTCAAAACAGTTTTGGAAAGACAACCAGGGAAATTTGGCTGGAGAAGGGAGAGGCTTATTTTGATGTTAAACATAGCGTACACCTTCCTTTTGTAGTGCATACTAGTCCTCTGAAAACGAAGGTGCTGGGCACAGCATTCAACATCAAAAAGTCGGACAAGCACGGTGATGTACAGGTAAGTGTAATCCGTGGCAAGGTACAGGTAAGTACCTCGAGTAGTCCTATAGCCTTGCTTACTAAAGGGAAACAGGTAAACTATGATACGCTTACTAAACGGCCTGCTTTAAGTGACATCAACCCCGATTACGCTACAGCCTGGAAGAGAAGCAGGGTTGACTTGGATGGAGCCTCATTCAATGAGTTGAGCGAAGTCTTTTACAGTTTCTATAACACAAGGCTCACAACAAGGGAAGCGAAAGTCAAGAACAACAGTTATACTCTAACGCTTGATAAAAAGGTATCAGGAGAGACTGTTTTGCAAATTATTGCCGCAACTCATCAATTAAAGTACAAAATAGAAAATGAAGACATAGTCCTATACTAG
- a CDS encoding TonB-dependent receptor domain-containing protein has translation MAIMPHVLWAQTAITGNVKDRLTGIALPGVSLAITGTTSGTITASDGSFSLRFPQDKSEVTLVVRFLGYKQQQLTLSKDEASKPLLIMLEEDRMRLDEVVVTGQGMSISKRRLSTDVVSIGEKELQDVPATRIDQLLQAKLPNAQIKLTGGQAGASSMVRSRGINSAFINSTPIIYVDGVRMDNLNTRAAIGGGSAQGAAISAIADIPMDNIERIEFINGGAATTLYGSDAANGVIQIITKKGGSERTELTLDTQMGVETPTTDFLFFDRTKDLLFQNGFYQKHNVGLSGGQGGFGYSFSGGYTKSTGVQIFDNNSNERIDLRTGFRAGLGDKLTYESSFSYINNSYKRNRNGNQGGYTALWFAESGASAITGPKFNPDIDAQTPEEFEQMKEYVAEAERLQNNKIRVNRFQTSQIFRYNPLDNLVFKAAGGVDYRVQNDKVVQTNQYLSHTGGKPVDNQGSIANYDRKFLGLTFELNGQYEFRTDNFSFVTTVGGQLFRNEDFQVAYRGENIRDGALTISGAAIRTSDEYITEVVNYGIYVQENIGFKDKAFIDLGVRGDGNSAFGKNIGTQYYPKVGFSYIPSAEPYFDRIASVISSAKVRGNYGIAGNFPTPFANDRTISFTGFLGEQAAYFGQPGNTELKPERVATFESGIDLGLWGDRVIFSGGYYHSITSDALFMVPPAPSTGESNQLRNIGKIRNKGFEFKATVVPVETPDFTLSASASLNTLDNKVISSGGAAPFNINGFSARTIQTVVQEGYPIGFLRGNYGYFNAEGILERTEAQQYLGTTIPDLFGNLGINLRYKSLTFFANADYQKGAYASSFDRQFRFNYGASNEGIPQAEIDANKRTNWLNFTNMFVEKTDYLKVRTIGMNYSIKPQLWNGVVKNVSIGFTAVNPLNFASSSFDPETTISGSAQGQGGATTGGISYATYSAPRQFLGSLRLNF, from the coding sequence ATGGCAATCATGCCACATGTGCTTTGGGCACAAACTGCCATCACAGGTAATGTAAAGGATCGGCTAACAGGTATAGCATTACCTGGAGTAAGTTTAGCGATCACAGGTACTACTTCAGGTACTATAACGGCATCAGATGGATCGTTTTCTCTTCGATTCCCGCAGGATAAGAGTGAGGTTACGCTGGTAGTGCGATTCTTAGGTTATAAACAGCAGCAACTAACTCTGTCAAAGGATGAGGCATCCAAACCCCTCCTGATTATGCTTGAAGAAGATAGGATGCGGCTTGATGAGGTTGTGGTTACAGGGCAGGGAATGAGCATAAGCAAAAGGCGCTTGTCTACCGATGTAGTTAGTATAGGCGAAAAAGAACTGCAGGACGTGCCAGCCACCCGTATCGATCAGTTGCTACAAGCCAAGCTACCAAATGCCCAGATAAAACTGACTGGTGGTCAGGCTGGGGCCAGTTCTATGGTTCGATCAAGAGGTATAAACTCTGCTTTTATCAATTCTACTCCTATTATTTATGTAGATGGTGTACGAATGGATAATCTCAACACCAGAGCAGCCATTGGGGGAGGTAGTGCTCAGGGAGCTGCTATTAGTGCCATTGCTGACATACCAATGGACAATATTGAAAGAATAGAATTCATTAATGGTGGTGCTGCCACAACTTTATATGGTTCTGATGCTGCCAACGGTGTTATCCAGATTATTACTAAAAAAGGAGGCTCAGAAAGGACAGAATTAACACTGGACACCCAGATGGGAGTAGAGACTCCCACAACCGACTTTTTATTTTTTGATCGCACCAAAGATCTGTTGTTCCAGAACGGTTTTTACCAAAAGCACAATGTTGGTTTGAGTGGCGGTCAGGGAGGCTTTGGCTACAGCTTTTCAGGTGGATATACTAAAAGTACAGGTGTACAAATATTTGATAACAACAGCAATGAACGGATTGATTTACGCACAGGCTTTCGGGCAGGATTAGGTGATAAGCTTACTTATGAGAGTTCGTTTAGCTATATAAACAACAGCTATAAGCGTAACCGCAATGGTAACCAGGGGGGGTATACGGCCCTATGGTTTGCTGAGAGTGGTGCATCTGCCATCACTGGACCAAAGTTCAACCCAGACATAGACGCTCAGACTCCAGAAGAGTTTGAGCAGATGAAAGAATATGTGGCCGAAGCGGAGCGACTGCAAAACAATAAGATTAGGGTTAACCGTTTTCAAACTTCACAAATCTTCCGGTATAACCCTTTAGATAATTTAGTTTTCAAGGCAGCTGGTGGTGTTGACTACCGTGTGCAGAATGATAAAGTGGTTCAGACAAACCAGTACCTGTCGCATACAGGAGGAAAGCCTGTTGATAACCAAGGGAGCATCGCAAACTACGACCGTAAGTTTTTAGGTCTAACTTTTGAACTGAATGGTCAGTATGAGTTTAGAACTGACAATTTCTCTTTTGTAACCACAGTTGGAGGGCAGCTTTTCCGAAACGAGGATTTTCAGGTAGCATACCGAGGCGAGAACATTCGAGATGGTGCCCTTACAATAAGTGGTGCCGCCATCAGAACAAGTGACGAATACATCACGGAGGTAGTAAACTACGGTATCTATGTGCAGGAAAACATTGGCTTTAAAGATAAAGCTTTTATTGATCTGGGAGTAAGAGGTGACGGTAACTCTGCGTTTGGAAAGAATATCGGTACACAATATTACCCTAAGGTTGGTTTCTCCTACATACCTAGTGCTGAGCCATACTTCGACAGAATAGCTTCCGTGATTTCTTCTGCAAAAGTGCGTGGTAACTATGGTATTGCCGGTAATTTTCCTACTCCGTTTGCTAACGACAGAACCATATCGTTTACAGGTTTCCTGGGGGAGCAGGCTGCTTATTTCGGTCAGCCAGGTAACACAGAACTTAAGCCAGAAAGAGTGGCTACTTTTGAGTCAGGCATTGACTTGGGCTTATGGGGAGACCGCGTAATATTCTCGGGCGGGTACTATCATTCCATCACCAGCGATGCCTTGTTTATGGTTCCACCAGCACCCTCTACTGGCGAGTCTAACCAGCTAAGAAACATAGGTAAGATCAGAAACAAAGGCTTTGAATTTAAAGCTACTGTTGTACCAGTTGAAACTCCTGACTTTACCTTGAGTGCTTCTGCCTCACTTAATACATTGGATAATAAAGTGATAAGCTCAGGAGGTGCGGCACCATTCAACATCAACGGCTTTAGCGCCAGAACCATCCAAACAGTAGTGCAGGAGGGATACCCGATCGGCTTCCTGAGAGGAAATTATGGCTACTTTAATGCCGAGGGAATACTGGAAAGAACAGAAGCACAGCAGTACCTTGGCACTACCATTCCTGACCTTTTCGGTAATTTAGGTATCAACCTTCGCTACAAGAGCCTTACATTTTTTGCGAACGCAGATTACCAGAAAGGGGCCTACGCTAGTTCTTTCGACAGACAATTCCGCTTTAACTATGGTGCCAGCAACGAAGGAATTCCGCAGGCAGAGATTGATGCAAATAAGCGTACTAACTGGCTGAATTTTACAAATATGTTTGTAGAGAAGACAGATTACCTGAAAGTACGAACCATAGGTATGAATTACTCAATAAAGCCTCAACTATGGAATGGCGTGGTGAAGAATGTGTCCATTGGCTTCACTGCTGTTAACCCACTCAATTTTGCATCCTCAAGCTTTGACCCGGAGACAACCATTAGTGGAAGCGCCCAAGGACAGGGAGGAGCTACAACAGGTGGTATCTCTTATGCTACCTACTCTGCACCACGTCAGTTCCTGGGCTCATTAAGGCTTAATTTCTAA